Proteins encoded within one genomic window of Polaribacter sp. NJDZ03:
- a CDS encoding glycosyltransferase family 2 protein, protein MKIAIVILNWNGQKLLEQFLPSVINFSSKEADIYIADNASTDSSITYVKENFATVKIIENTTNGGYAKGYNDALQSIDADIYCLLNSDVEVTENWLDPIKTVFKNEENTAIIQPKLLDFKDKTKFEYAGAAGGFIDLYGYPYCRGRIFNQLEKDNGQFNDEATIFWASGACLFIRSKVFHQLGGLDEDYFAHQEEIDLCWRAQNRGFKIKYVGTSTVYHVGGATLQETNPHKTYLNFRNSLLNVVKNVPKRWFLFVLFSRLILDGIAGLKFLIELKPTHTLAIVKAHLSLYKNFFKFLKKRRTLQKKQDYNLHTSIVWQYFALGRKKFDELK, encoded by the coding sequence TTGAAAATAGCAATCGTCATATTAAATTGGAATGGTCAAAAACTGCTAGAACAGTTCTTACCATCGGTTATAAATTTTAGTTCTAAAGAAGCTGACATTTATATAGCAGATAATGCCTCTACAGATTCTTCTATTACTTATGTAAAAGAAAATTTCGCAACAGTTAAAATTATAGAAAATACTACAAACGGAGGCTATGCAAAAGGGTATAACGATGCTTTACAATCTATTGATGCCGATATTTACTGTCTTTTAAATTCTGATGTTGAGGTTACAGAAAATTGGTTAGATCCGATTAAAACTGTTTTTAAAAATGAAGAAAACACAGCTATTATTCAACCTAAATTATTAGATTTTAAAGACAAAACGAAGTTTGAATATGCAGGTGCTGCAGGTGGTTTTATAGATTTATATGGCTATCCTTATTGCAGAGGACGTATATTTAATCAATTAGAAAAAGATAACGGTCAATTTAATGATGAGGCTACTATTTTTTGGGCATCAGGTGCATGTTTATTTATTCGTTCTAAAGTTTTTCATCAACTAGGTGGTTTAGATGAAGATTATTTTGCGCATCAAGAAGAAATAGATTTATGCTGGAGAGCACAAAATAGAGGTTTCAAAATAAAATATGTGGGTACTTCTACAGTATACCATGTTGGCGGAGCTACTTTACAAGAAACGAATCCTCATAAAACATATTTAAATTTTAGAAATAGCTTACTGAATGTTGTAAAAAACGTTCCTAAAAGATGGTTTCTGTTCGTTCTTTTTTCTCGTTTAATTTTAGATGGAATTGCGGGTTTAAAATTTCTAATAGAATTAAAACCAACTCATACCTTAGCAATTGTTAAAGCTCATTTAAGTCTTTATAAAAATTTCTTTAAATTTTTAAAAAAGCGTAGAACTTTACAAAAAAAACAAGATTACAATTTACATACAAGTATTGTTTGGCAATACTTTGCGTTGGGTAGAAAAAAGTTTGACGAACTAAAGTAA
- a CDS encoding SRPBCC family protein: MPKIQLETIINIADINIVFNLIRSIDLHKISTKNSKEEAISGKTSGLISLNETVTWRAKHLGFTQELTSIITDFKAPTFFADEMVHGAFKSFRHEHYLELKEEKVIVKDIFHYVSPLGVLGKIADVIFLKRYMQHFLIERNKVIKDYAESGKWREVLENELL; this comes from the coding sequence ATGCCAAAAATTCAGTTAGAAACCATTATTAATATAGCAGATATTAATATTGTTTTCAATTTAATTAGAAGTATTGATTTACATAAAATTTCTACAAAAAACTCTAAAGAAGAAGCAATTTCTGGTAAAACTTCTGGTTTAATATCACTTAATGAAACAGTAACTTGGCGAGCTAAACATTTAGGCTTTACACAAGAATTAACTTCTATTATAACAGATTTTAAAGCACCAACTTTTTTTGCTGATGAAATGGTCCATGGAGCTTTTAAAAGTTTTAGACATGAACATTATCTTGAGCTAAAAGAAGAAAAAGTAATTGTAAAAGATATTTTTCATTATGTTTCTCCTCTTGGTGTTCTTGGAAAAATTGCTGATGTTATTTTCCTAAAAAGATACATGCAGCATTTTTTAATTGAAAGAAATAAGGTAATAAAAGACTATGCAGAGTCTGGTAAATGGAGAGAAGTTTTAGAAAATGAATTACTTTAG
- a CDS encoding L-threonylcarbamoyladenylate synthase has protein sequence MSEFIKIYNENPNQKEIDKVVAVLKRGGLVIYPTDTVYGLGCDITNNKALEKIAQIKGVKLEKAKFSFICNNLSHLSDYVKQIDSATFKILKRALPGPYTFILPGSNNLPKVFKKKKTVGIRIPDNNIIRALVETLGNPIVSTSIRDEDEILEYTTDPELIFEKWRKLVDIVIDGGYGDNLGSTIIDFTDGYPEVIREGKGSLDIL, from the coding sequence ATGTCAGAATTCATTAAAATATATAATGAGAACCCAAACCAAAAAGAAATCGATAAAGTTGTAGCGGTTTTAAAACGTGGCGGTTTGGTTATTTACCCCACAGATACGGTGTATGGTTTAGGGTGCGATATAACGAACAATAAAGCTTTAGAAAAAATTGCTCAGATTAAAGGAGTTAAATTAGAAAAAGCAAAATTTTCTTTTATTTGCAACAATTTAAGCCACTTATCGGATTATGTAAAGCAAATTGATAGCGCTACATTTAAAATACTTAAGAGAGCATTACCGGGTCCTTATACCTTTATTTTGCCAGGAAGTAACAACTTACCAAAAGTGTTTAAAAAGAAAAAAACGGTTGGTATTCGTATTCCAGATAACAATATTATTAGAGCCTTAGTAGAAACGTTGGGCAACCCAATTGTGTCTACCTCTATTAGAGATGAAGATGAAATCTTAGAATATACTACAGATCCAGAATTAATCTTTGAAAAATGGAGAAAGTTAGTAGATATTGTGATTGATGGAGGGTATGGAGACAATCTGGGATCTACAATTATAGATTTTACAGATGGATATCCGGAAGTAATAAGAGAAGGTAAAGGAAGTTTAGATATTTTGTAA